One genomic region from Listeria monocytogenes encodes:
- the gndA gene encoding NADP-dependent phosphogluconate dehydrogenase: MAKQEIGVIGMGVMGRNLALNIESRGHTVSIFNRSTEKTKAVMEENADKKLVPTYSLEEFVESLEVPRRILIMVKAGDATDMMIEAVKPFLNEGDILIDGGNAFFKDTIRRNKELSEEGFNFIGTGVSGGEEGALKGPSIMPGGQRKAYDLVAPILREIAAVADGEPCVTYIGPDGAGHYVKMVHNGIEYGDMQLIAEAYTILKEIGGLSHDELADVFEEWNNGELDSYLIEITKNILKVKDEETGKPIVDVILDKAGQKGTGKWTSQSALDLGVPLSLITESVFARYISALKEERVYASTVLTGPSNYRFEGDKKAFVESVRRALYFSKIASYAQGFAQMRAASEEYNWDLQYGEIAKIFRAGCIIRARFLQKITDAYNQDKNLKNLLLDPYFKDIAHNYQGDLRTVVAEAVKAGIPVPTFTAAISYYDSYRSEVLSANLIQAQRDYFGAHTYERVDKPGVFHTEWPQVED, from the coding sequence ATGGCAAAACAAGAAATTGGCGTTATAGGAATGGGCGTTATGGGTCGTAACTTGGCTCTAAACATTGAAAGCCGCGGTCATACAGTATCTATCTTTAACCGCTCGACTGAAAAAACGAAAGCAGTTATGGAAGAGAATGCGGACAAAAAATTAGTACCAACTTATAGTTTAGAGGAATTTGTCGAATCTCTTGAAGTGCCTCGCCGTATCCTTATTATGGTAAAAGCTGGCGATGCTACAGATATGATGATTGAAGCAGTTAAACCTTTCTTAAACGAAGGCGATATTTTAATTGATGGCGGTAATGCTTTCTTCAAAGATACGATTCGTCGTAATAAAGAACTAAGTGAAGAAGGATTTAATTTCATCGGAACTGGTGTATCAGGCGGAGAAGAGGGCGCGCTGAAAGGTCCTTCTATCATGCCAGGTGGTCAACGCAAGGCATATGACCTTGTAGCCCCTATTTTACGTGAAATTGCTGCAGTAGCAGACGGAGAGCCATGTGTGACTTACATTGGTCCAGACGGTGCCGGACATTACGTTAAAATGGTGCATAATGGTATCGAATACGGCGATATGCAATTAATCGCAGAAGCTTACACTATTTTGAAAGAAATCGGCGGATTAAGCCATGATGAACTTGCTGACGTATTTGAAGAATGGAATAACGGGGAACTTGATAGCTATTTAATCGAGATCACTAAAAACATCCTAAAAGTAAAAGACGAAGAAACAGGCAAACCAATTGTCGATGTTATTCTGGATAAAGCTGGTCAAAAAGGAACTGGTAAATGGACTAGCCAAAGCGCACTTGACTTAGGTGTTCCGCTTTCCTTAATTACAGAATCTGTATTTGCTCGTTACATTTCTGCACTCAAAGAAGAACGCGTTTATGCAAGTACTGTTTTAACTGGGCCATCGAATTATCGTTTTGAAGGCGACAAAAAAGCATTTGTTGAATCTGTTCGTCGCGCACTTTACTTTAGCAAAATCGCATCTTATGCACAAGGTTTTGCTCAAATGAGAGCTGCTAGCGAAGAGTACAATTGGGATTTACAATACGGCGAAATCGCGAAAATTTTCCGCGCTGGCTGTATTATCCGTGCTCGTTTCCTACAAAAAATTACAGATGCTTATAACCAAGATAAAAATCTTAAAAACTTACTACTTGATCCATATTTCAAAGATATTGCACATAACTACCAAGGCGACCTTCGTACAGTTGTTGCAGAAGCAGTAAAAGCTGGAATTCCAGTACCAACATTCACTGCGGCAATTAGCTACTACGATAGCTATCGTTCAGAAGTATTATCTGCAAATCTAATCCAAGCACAACGCGACTACTTTGGCGCTCATACGTATGAAAGAGTCGACAAACCTGGTGTATTCCATACAGAATGGCCACAAGTAGAAGATTGA
- a CDS encoding response regulator transcription factor, whose product MNRILIVEDEKNLARFIELELQHENYETAVANDGRAGLELALNEEWDAILLDLMLPHLNGVEVCRRVRQVKQTPIIMITARDSVIDRVSGLDHGADDYIVKPFAIEELLARLRSLLRRVENAEQSAKQTTLQYRNLIVEKENRIVKRDEEIIDLTKREYELLLTLMENVNIVLTREVLLNKVWGYETEVETNVVDVYVRYLRNKIDHPDEESYIQTVRGTGYVMRT is encoded by the coding sequence ATGAATAGAATACTAATCGTAGAAGATGAAAAAAACTTAGCACGCTTTATTGAACTAGAACTCCAGCATGAAAATTATGAAACAGCGGTTGCTAATGATGGACGCGCTGGACTCGAACTCGCACTTAATGAAGAATGGGATGCTATTTTACTCGATCTAATGTTGCCACATTTAAACGGGGTAGAAGTTTGTCGTCGTGTGCGCCAAGTGAAACAAACACCCATTATTATGATAACCGCACGTGACTCTGTTATCGATCGTGTATCCGGACTGGATCACGGAGCAGATGATTACATCGTCAAACCTTTCGCTATTGAAGAATTACTTGCGCGCCTTCGCTCGCTATTGCGTCGGGTGGAAAATGCAGAACAATCTGCTAAACAAACAACGCTACAGTATCGTAATCTAATTGTTGAAAAGGAAAATCGCATTGTCAAACGCGACGAAGAAATCATTGACTTAACAAAACGAGAGTATGAACTTTTACTTACGTTAATGGAAAATGTTAATATCGTTCTTACGCGGGAAGTGTTACTCAATAAAGTATGGGGTTATGAAACAGAAGTAGAAACAAATGTAGTGGATGTGTACGTTCGTTACTTACGAAATAAAATTGATCATCCTGACGAAGAAAGTTATATTCAAACAGTTCGCGGGACAGGGTATGTGATGCGTACATGA
- a CDS encoding HAMP domain-containing sensor histidine kinase, translating to MTTSPFSLKSRSLKFKWTFGASAAIFLTFFLFSYAIYQGIGQMLLNEEEPEVKELLLATTSTLTNQDLTDNEEIKYLFNNDKTVNRKLQDQVINLYDKDGHFINKYYFSRSQDITSIDFSQYFVSGTDKFIMNKPTIDGQKMMTAQMPIVADDNTTVIGYAQVVNPLTSYNRMMDRLLVTMILLGAVALFISGMLGYLLAQNFLNPLTRLARTMNDIRKNGFQKRIETKTNSRDEIGELTVVFNDMMTRIETSFEQQKQFVEDASHELRTPVQIMEGHLKLLTRWGKDDPAVLDESLNASLTELERMKKLVQEMLDLSRAEQISQTKELQITDVNATVEQVRRNFEVMYENFTFTLKEDDTDLRALIQHNHLEQILIIIMDNAVKYSGDGTEVDMHVYKEQKQIHIDVRDYGEGISQEEIDKIFNRFYRVDKARSREKGGNGLGLAIAKQLVEGYLGTINAVSEPDKGTTIKITLPYIEPKSK from the coding sequence ATGACGACTAGCCCGTTTTCCTTAAAAAGTCGTTCTTTGAAATTCAAATGGACTTTTGGCGCTAGTGCAGCTATTTTTCTAACTTTTTTCTTATTTTCCTATGCCATTTACCAAGGAATTGGGCAAATGTTGTTAAATGAAGAAGAACCAGAAGTAAAAGAACTGCTTCTAGCAACAACGAGTACGTTAACGAATCAAGATTTGACCGATAATGAGGAAATTAAATATTTATTTAATAATGATAAAACCGTTAATCGCAAACTCCAAGATCAAGTGATTAATTTATATGATAAAGATGGCCATTTTATTAATAAGTATTATTTTTCAAGAAGTCAAGATATTACTAGCATTGACTTTTCACAGTATTTTGTTAGCGGTACAGATAAGTTTATTATGAATAAACCAACCATTGATGGGCAGAAGATGATGACGGCGCAAATGCCGATTGTAGCAGATGATAATACCACCGTTATCGGTTATGCACAGGTGGTAAATCCGCTCACTTCCTATAATCGGATGATGGACCGGCTTCTCGTTACGATGATTTTACTTGGGGCAGTGGCGCTCTTTATTAGTGGGATGCTCGGCTACTTACTAGCGCAAAATTTCTTAAACCCACTGACTCGTCTAGCTCGAACAATGAATGATATCCGAAAAAATGGTTTCCAAAAACGAATCGAAACGAAAACCAATTCCCGCGATGAAATTGGCGAATTGACCGTTGTTTTTAATGATATGATGACGCGAATTGAAACTAGTTTCGAACAGCAAAAGCAATTTGTTGAGGATGCTTCCCACGAATTACGGACGCCTGTTCAAATAATGGAAGGTCATTTAAAACTCCTCACTCGTTGGGGAAAAGATGATCCGGCTGTACTTGATGAATCCTTAAACGCCTCTTTAACGGAATTAGAACGTATGAAAAAATTAGTACAAGAAATGCTTGATTTATCAAGAGCGGAACAAATTTCACAAACAAAAGAATTACAAATTACCGATGTAAATGCAACAGTAGAACAAGTAAGACGTAATTTTGAAGTGATGTATGAAAATTTCACGTTTACCTTAAAAGAAGATGATACTGATTTACGAGCACTTATTCAACATAATCATTTAGAGCAGATTTTAATTATTATTATGGATAATGCCGTGAAGTATTCAGGTGACGGCACCGAAGTGGATATGCATGTCTATAAAGAACAAAAGCAAATCCATATTGATGTGCGTGATTACGGGGAAGGTATCTCACAAGAAGAGATTGATAAAATATTCAATCGTTTCTACCGTGTAGATAAAGCCAGAAGCCGCGAAAAAGGTGGTAATGGCCTCGGACTTGCGATTGCTAAACAATTAGTCGAAGGATATTTAGGAACGATTAATGCGGTTAGTGAGCCAGATAAAGGTACAACCATTAAAATTACACTTCCTTACATTGAACCAAAATCCAAATAA
- a CDS encoding membrane protein insertase YidC: protein MKKKNIILISVLLGALLLLTGCSMDPSQNTDGFFSTYLIQPFTSFIMFVAKFVGGNYGIAIIITTLLIRALIMPLNLRTAKAQMGMQSKMAVAKPEIDEIQARLKRATSKEEQATIQKEMMAVYSKYNINPMQMGCLPLLIQMPILMAFYYAIRGSSEIASHTFLWFNLGSPDMVLAIIAGLVYLAQYFVSMIGYSPEQKKQMKIIGLMSPIMILFVSFTAPSALALYWAVGGLFLAGQTLLTKKLYMNKHPEIKVMEQEEKEFEQIVEEQKKEK, encoded by the coding sequence TTGAAAAAGAAAAATATTATTTTAATTAGCGTTTTACTTGGTGCTTTACTATTACTTACAGGTTGTAGTATGGACCCTTCACAAAATACAGATGGGTTTTTCAGCACTTATTTGATCCAACCATTTACTAGTTTTATTATGTTCGTTGCAAAGTTTGTTGGAGGTAATTACGGGATTGCGATTATTATTACAACGTTACTTATCCGTGCACTAATTATGCCACTAAACTTGCGTACTGCTAAAGCTCAAATGGGAATGCAATCCAAAATGGCCGTTGCCAAACCAGAAATTGATGAAATTCAAGCTCGGTTAAAACGTGCTACATCGAAAGAAGAACAAGCAACTATTCAAAAAGAAATGATGGCTGTTTATTCCAAGTATAATATCAATCCAATGCAAATGGGTTGTTTACCGTTGCTTATTCAAATGCCGATATTGATGGCTTTCTATTATGCTATTCGCGGATCTTCCGAAATTGCTAGCCACACATTTTTATGGTTTAACTTAGGCTCACCGGATATGGTGCTTGCAATTATCGCCGGACTTGTCTACTTAGCACAATACTTTGTTTCCATGATTGGTTATTCGCCCGAACAAAAGAAACAAATGAAAATTATCGGTTTAATGTCTCCTATTATGATTTTATTCGTTTCCTTCACAGCCCCTTCTGCACTAGCGTTATACTGGGCTGTCGGCGGACTCTTCTTAGCGGGTCAAACCTTATTAACCAAAAAACTTTATATGAATAAACACCCAGAAATTAAAGTAATGGAACAAGAAGAAAAAGAATTCGAGCAAATCGTAGAAGAACAAAAGAAAGAAAAATAA
- a CDS encoding acylphosphatase, with amino-acid sequence MARDTAILRVTGFVQGVGFRYTTKHVAYKYDISGTVKNLDDGSVEIHAIAEEENLNKFIDAIKKGPSPGCRIEHVYIYKGAPVEERKTFDIVY; translated from the coding sequence ATGGCTAGAGATACAGCGATTTTGAGAGTGACTGGATTTGTGCAAGGTGTTGGATTTCGTTACACAACCAAACACGTTGCTTACAAATATGACATTAGTGGAACAGTCAAAAATTTAGATGATGGTTCCGTTGAAATTCATGCAATTGCTGAAGAAGAAAACTTAAATAAATTCATTGATGCTATCAAAAAAGGCCCATCGCCTGGGTGTCGTATCGAACACGTTTATATTTACAAAGGTGCGCCTGTAGAAGAACGAAAAACATTTGATATCGTTTACTAA
- a CDS encoding DUF1033 family protein gives MTKWNVYLTKGEYEPWWFFEEWETSIQEDFSFSDKEAAFLKYQELAEALLSNYPKHQTKKDCLLAAWNEEEVEYCEDCEDDIQTFHGLILFFEGEVYQPTPEEKETIFKRVLTFA, from the coding sequence ATGACAAAATGGAATGTCTATCTAACTAAAGGAGAATACGAGCCTTGGTGGTTTTTCGAGGAATGGGAAACATCCATTCAAGAGGACTTCTCTTTTTCTGATAAAGAAGCCGCTTTTCTGAAGTACCAAGAATTAGCAGAAGCGTTACTGAGCAATTATCCTAAGCATCAAACAAAAAAAGATTGTTTGTTAGCAGCTTGGAATGAAGAAGAAGTAGAGTACTGCGAGGACTGTGAAGATGATATTCAAACATTTCATGGACTGATTTTGTTCTTTGAGGGGGAAGTGTATCAACCAACTCCCGAAGAGAAAGAGACGATTTTTAAACGAGTTTTAACCTTTGCTTGA
- the fni gene encoding type 2 isopentenyl-diphosphate Delta-isomerase produces MQKNDDLLRERRKDEHVALGVKQNEQLAPSSLKDIQLIGTSIPRYNVKDIDLTTTIFGKNVPFPFYINAMTGGSRHTKKINAELAEIAREVAIPMAVGSQSAALKNSSLIDTYNIVREINPNGMILANVSPEVAIQDGLQAIEMLEANALQIHINPAQELVMQEGDRSFSHWLTRIEEYVKLSPVPIVVKEVGFGMTRETVKTLADIGVQTVDLAGKGGTNFAQIENDRRRDQAYDFLLDWGISTGQALIDMQHSDAPKIAYLASGGIRNPLDIVKALALGADSVGMAGQIIYSLKKEGVTKTIEKLELWKEQLRGLFVLANAKNIAELKTTPLIVSGELAKWGTLREINLVKLANRK; encoded by the coding sequence ATGCAGAAGAACGATGACTTATTAAGAGAACGTCGAAAAGACGAACACGTGGCTCTTGGAGTAAAACAAAATGAGCAATTAGCGCCCTCGAGTCTAAAAGATATTCAGTTGATTGGGACATCTATCCCGCGCTATAATGTGAAAGATATTGATTTAACAACTACTATTTTCGGAAAAAACGTTCCTTTTCCATTTTATATTAATGCTATGACAGGCGGAAGTCGGCATACGAAAAAAATCAATGCCGAACTTGCTGAAATAGCACGCGAAGTAGCTATCCCAATGGCCGTTGGTTCACAGTCTGCAGCTCTAAAAAACAGTTCGCTAATAGATACGTATAACATTGTTAGAGAAATCAATCCAAATGGAATGATTCTAGCAAATGTTAGTCCGGAAGTAGCCATTCAAGATGGGCTTCAAGCAATCGAAATGTTAGAGGCAAATGCACTTCAAATTCATATTAACCCAGCACAAGAATTAGTAATGCAAGAAGGTGACCGGTCTTTCAGTCATTGGCTAACTAGAATAGAAGAGTATGTCAAGCTTTCACCAGTTCCCATTGTAGTAAAAGAAGTTGGTTTCGGAATGACGCGAGAAACAGTAAAAACGCTAGCTGATATCGGCGTTCAAACCGTAGATTTGGCTGGTAAAGGTGGAACAAACTTTGCCCAAATTGAAAATGACCGCCGCCGCGACCAAGCATATGATTTCTTACTTGATTGGGGTATTTCTACCGGACAAGCGTTAATAGATATGCAGCACAGCGATGCGCCAAAGATTGCTTATTTAGCATCAGGTGGTATTAGGAACCCGTTGGATATTGTCAAAGCATTAGCGCTCGGAGCAGATAGTGTAGGTATGGCAGGACAAATTATTTATTCGCTGAAAAAAGAAGGCGTCACCAAAACCATCGAAAAATTGGAGTTATGGAAAGAACAACTACGTGGTTTATTTGTTCTAGCTAATGCGAAAAATATTGCGGAATTGAAAACAACTCCATTAATTGTAAGTGGCGAACTTGCTAAATGGGGAACGTTGCGAGAAATCAATTTAGTCAAACTAGCTAATAGAAAATAA
- a CDS encoding rhodanese-related sulfurtransferase translates to MSDYQVLLYYKYTTIDDPETFAKEHLAACKEMELKGRILVATEGINGTVSGTVEATNKYMDYMANDARFADMVFKIDAADAHAFKKMHVRPRAEIVSLSLEQDVNPLEVTGTYLEPSEFREALLDEDTVILDARNDYEFDIGHFRGAVRPDIQNFRELPGWIEDNREQLADKKIVTYCTGGIRCEKFSGWLKTAGFDDVSQLHGGIATYGKNEETKGELWDGQMYVFDERIAVPINQVNPTIVGKDYFDGTPCERYINCANPYCNKQILASVENEKKYLRSCSHDCRVHPANLYTKNLSKEEFTERLQAINESSPEMVQ, encoded by the coding sequence ATGAGTGACTATCAAGTGTTGTTATATTACAAATACACAACGATTGATGATCCAGAAACTTTTGCAAAAGAGCATCTTGCAGCTTGCAAAGAAATGGAATTGAAAGGCCGAATTTTGGTGGCTACTGAGGGGATTAATGGCACCGTTTCGGGTACAGTAGAAGCAACAAACAAATATATGGATTATATGGCAAACGACGCTCGCTTCGCTGATATGGTATTTAAAATTGACGCGGCTGATGCTCATGCTTTTAAGAAAATGCATGTACGGCCTCGTGCTGAAATTGTTAGTTTAAGTTTAGAACAAGATGTTAATCCTTTAGAAGTTACAGGGACTTATTTAGAACCTTCTGAGTTTCGTGAAGCACTGTTGGATGAAGATACAGTTATTTTAGACGCTCGAAATGATTATGAATTTGATATTGGTCATTTCCGCGGCGCTGTTCGTCCAGATATTCAAAATTTCCGTGAGCTACCAGGATGGATTGAAGATAATCGCGAGCAACTTGCTGATAAAAAAATCGTCACTTACTGTACTGGTGGTATTCGTTGTGAGAAATTTTCCGGTTGGTTAAAAACTGCTGGTTTTGATGATGTAAGTCAACTTCATGGCGGGATTGCGACTTATGGTAAAAACGAAGAAACCAAAGGGGAACTTTGGGACGGCCAAATGTATGTTTTTGATGAAAGAATTGCGGTTCCGATTAACCAAGTAAACCCTACTATTGTTGGGAAAGATTACTTTGACGGCACGCCTTGCGAACGTTACATCAATTGTGCTAACCCGTATTGCAATAAGCAAATCCTGGCTTCTGTCGAAAATGAGAAAAAGTATTTGCGTAGTTGTTCGCATGATTGTCGTGTTCATCCAGCAAATCTTTATACGAAAAATTTATCTAAAGAAGAATTCACTGAACGCCTTCAAGCAATTAATGAATCTTCACCAGAAATGGTTCAATAA